Proteins from a genomic interval of Quercus lobata isolate SW786 chromosome 11, ValleyOak3.0 Primary Assembly, whole genome shotgun sequence:
- the LOC115967815 gene encoding 7-deoxyloganetin glucosyltransferase-like, with translation MFGSLSIRRRLRTTQSSPKLPILCVCFGQRERSKMGSITAATKPHVVCVAYPLQGHINPMIKLAKLLHHKGFHVTFVNTEYNHKRLLRSRGPNALDGLPDFHFEAITDGLPPVDADVSQDVPSLCDSTSKYSLVPLCNLLSKLNDTSASNVPPVTCMVADGCMSFSLDAAEKFGIPIALFWTPSSCGVLSYMHYRHLVERGLIPLKDVSDLTNGYFETPVDWIPGMKNMRLKDFPNFIRTTDKNDIMVNFLIRESERAARASAVILNTFDPFEQDVLDSMSSMLSRIYTIGPLVLLADQIKDDKLKSIRSNLWKEEQGCLEWLNSKEPNSVVYVNYGSITVMTPEKLIEFAWGLANSEKPFLWVIRPDLVVGNSAVVPHEFVTKTKRRSMLASYCSQEQILKHPSIGGFLTHSGWNSTLESVCSGVPMISWPFFAEQQTNCRYCCTNWGIGMEIDNNVKRNEVENLVRELMDGEKGKEMKKKAMEWKTKAEDAVKPGGSSYQNLDKLIAEVLLVGNV, from the exons ATGTTCGGCAGTTTGTCTATAAGAAGAAGGCTTCGAACGACCCaatcttctccaaaacttcCTATTCTCTGTGTGTGTTTCGgtcagagagagagatcaaagaTGGGTTCCATTACAGCAGCTACAAAACCTCATGTAGTTTGTGTAGCATACCCACTTCAAGGTCACATAAACCCAATGATCAAGCTAGCAAAACTCCTCCACCATAAAGGGTTTCACGTAACTTTTGTCAACACAGAGTACAACCACAAACGCTTACTCAGGTCTAGAGGCCCCAACGCCCTCGATGGCTTGCCTGACTTTCACTTTGAAGCCATTACCGATGGGCTGCCACCAGTAGATGCAGATGTTAGCCAAGACGTTCCTTCCCTTTGTGACTCCACCTCAAAGTATTCGCTAGTTCCACTTTGCAACCTCCTTTCCAAACTCAACGACACTTCGGCTTCGAATGTGCCGCCTGTGACTTGTATGGTCGCAGATGGTTGTATGTCCTTCAGTCTTGATGCTGCTGAAAAATTCGGAATTCCGATTGCCCTTTTCTGGACTCCTAGCTCGTGCGGCGTCTTGAGCTATATGCACTATCGCCATCTAGTTGAACGAGGTTTAATCCCCCTCAAAG ATGTAAGCGACCTAACAAATGGATACTTTGAAACTCCAGTAGATTGGATTCCTGGAATGAAAAATATGCGTCTTAAggattttccaaattttattagAACTACAGATAAGAATGATATTATGGTTAACTTCCTCATTCGTGAATCTGAGAGAGCTGCAAGAGCTTCAGCTGTCATTTTGAACACATTTGATCCATTTGAACAAGATGTGTTGGATTCTATGTCCTCAATGCTTTCTCGTATATACACAATTGGCCCACTTGTGTTGCTTGCTGATCAGATTAAGGACGATAAATTGAAATCAATAAGGTCCAATCTATGGAAAGAAGAACAGGGGTGTCTAGAATGGCTAAATTCAAAAGAACCCAACTCTGTAGTATATGTAAATTACGGTAGTATAACTGTCATGACACCTGAGAAACTTATTGAGTTTGCTTGGGGGTTAGCAAACAGTGAAAAACCCTTCTTGTGGGTTATAAGGCCTGATCTTGTGGTAGGAAATTCGGCTGTTGTTCCTCACGAATTCGTTACCAAAACTAAACGTAGAAGTATGTTAGCAAGTTATTGTTCCCAAGAACAAATCCTAAAGCACCCATCAATAGGGGGGTTTTTAACGCATAGTGGGTGGAATTCAACGCTTGAAAGTGTATGCAGTGGAGTGCCAATGATCTCTTGGCCCTTCTTTGCCGAGCAACAGACGAACTGTCGATACTGCTGTACTAATTGGGGCATTGGAATGGAAATAGATAATAATGTTAAGAGAAATGAAGTGGAGAATCTTGTAAGAGAGTTAATGGACGGTGAAAAAGgtaaagaaatgaagaaaaaggcAATGGAGTGGAAGACAAAGGCTGAAGATGCTGTCAAACCTGGCGGTTCTTCTTACCAGAACTTGGACAAATTGATAGCCGAAGTTCTATTAGTTGGAAATGTTTAA